In Candidatus Cloacimonadota bacterium, the following are encoded in one genomic region:
- the lspA gene encoding signal peptidase II yields MERPKRYPAFIIMAAVILLDQVSKMLVRKYIPKGRWITVGEKLWGDFLQICHLENTGAAFSLSLPNPLWNKAFFIGTSVLAVIFILWLLSRATNKVQVVAFGLVLGGAVGNNLIDRPILGAVTDFISFDIPNVIRGMERFPVFNVADSAIFIAMCLLIVDIIFISGKKAPQPETLPDPEINLPDKEQ; encoded by the coding sequence ATGGAACGGCCGAAAAGATACCCTGCCTTCATCATCATGGCCGCCGTGATCCTATTGGACCAGGTGAGCAAGATGCTTGTGCGGAAATACATTCCGAAGGGCAGATGGATCACGGTGGGGGAAAAGTTGTGGGGCGATTTTTTGCAGATATGCCATCTGGAAAACACGGGGGCGGCGTTCAGCCTGTCGCTGCCCAATCCGCTTTGGAACAAGGCTTTTTTCATCGGCACCTCGGTGCTGGCGGTGATCTTCATCCTCTGGCTGTTAAGCCGTGCCACCAACAAGGTCCAGGTGGTCGCTTTCGGCCTGGTGCTGGGTGGGGCGGTCGGAAACAACCTCATCGACCGGCCGATCCTCGGCGCGGTCACCGATTTTATCAGTTTCGACATCCCGAACGTGATCAGGGGCATGGAGCGCTTTCCGGTTTTCAACGTCGCCGACAGCGCGATTTTCATTGCCATGTGTCTGCTGATCGTGGACATAATCTTTATTAGCGGGAAGAAGGCACCTCAGCCGGAGACGCTTCCCGATCCTGAGATAAATCTACCAGACAAGGAGCAATAG